Proteins encoded together in one Cyprinus carpio isolate SPL01 chromosome B14, ASM1834038v1, whole genome shotgun sequence window:
- the LOC109102191 gene encoding SH3 domain and tetratricopeptide repeat-containing protein 2-like isoform X1 has protein sequence MACCCNCCPIPCLRNCFLFSAISPAEFDALWNDPPYALAAVSELFSPNDAMTADEEAEAEAEVEAEDISREIYWMRKETFSGSSTVSSAGERFSPDVVLLFSGRRRSGIAPDSELQEALRTRLRVVESNSQDVVQLFKDLSARLVSVHAEKDSFVITFKTVEEIWKFSTYLALGYVARCLENFLCDQSFWLDPALLSDVEICVTVDEDHLATLYLGLLLQEGTFFAKTLYNSDCKEEEEELTYRRNDLVMVKDVGQEAMWEGTLLSTGQHGLVPVHDMQPLPYPFYQWFLKKHPGNAGGIPVTEGLFNHPVVVGTCVAVVDHYPVVKDELHLHKGDIIKIEGFLFSTLNMFIGRHLTSGEIGFVHKASVKPQSIEPIDGQLVFLSEEERAALCKLNPCFEPCQSDVLANLFSSDISTVYRLDRLDDSDFTYIINHPKSEQKSTVDQRKSTISEKSDATPYHSSPRQSFYASRNHLDQDSEVFSFSLEDTFREMDEYEEDPPNFMDEGIWETDEAERCDPILTLLNLEYFQDTFQTLYDLSYSFLDTFFHGLPEDEVLQHLENLREGAKKRRMLWAHRRACFLLGRLCAKKLKYSQARVYFEEALKVPVNGFDDKPLLIALYTNLTAVYLKQKMMDKLPFTLEKASALIMCLPCHKFCSVDEFELLKPIMRKAIVEKDKYLEARTCYLSLCLFLSLRKIEDALPFVERLQLLTITLSVEEGRPVAPVDLNWILCRLYHKKYLPYLTLASLSLDSGQEHSLDDAFQKIELFIKNSARLNPHWKESTSELPAQVVVYLQQALSIACQGEDLRTQRDLCLSLASVYQQHGALEKAVPFAQQAAQTGSQINEEEGFEASILLAWLLVLTEEAMQAQNTLEPMLKSLDETDSPTQRGVVYNLLALCLRKQGRVQEAARNFYCALQISRENGIKRNEALALANLGCLSLSVGASGLAECFLLNSLHLFQFLSESPTDQEHVQALLWLGRSYNDRGGSLKVRLCFEMGLLIAISANNLHSQMVVAKVLSRHYADLLLYGQCIVYYEHCVGLCRTLKNKQLEGEYLELLSNLYLSLNTEKSSRKSLDYSKQSLRISIDLGKRQEESETWLQVGRIYYLIYEDELADMYLQAAVKTALRMNEPCFAMSIYEEAGDVFFKGHRNQLAALPFYRDGSLPFARSIKDVHSEFRLLSKLTELLMKQKQYEEALQYATLAVQVSATTGVPLNERVSFHRLASVHFSLGKYEMAENYYLKSLSLCPTALEHAIEVRYYVKVYCRLADLTLHRLKDAFDAMGYFHLALAAALEDKESLSTLYIIYMKLAEIHANYIPDAELSKSYMERAQSLRKELAGYTDSCDTEETHQDPAEAEAEPDTPTKDQSDSSRGSTLTESSMTNTSLKIDAESEHILSNTSHQDDPNTNVSV, from the exons ATGGCATGCTGCTGCAACTGCTGTCCGATTCCGTGCCTCAGAAACTGCTTCTTGTTTTCAG CAATATCACCCGCTGAGTTTGATGCCTTATGGAATGACCCTCCATACGCTTTAGCAGCCGTCAGTGAACTCTTTTCGCCCAATGACGCCATGACAGCTG ATGAGGAAGCGGAGGCTGAGGCCGAGGTGGAGGCAGAAGACATAAGCAGAGAGATTTACTGGATGAGGAAGGAAACATTCAGCGGAAGCAGCACAGTATCTTCAGCAGGAGAACGCTTCTCTCCAG atgttgttttgttgtttagtgGGAGGCGACGATCTGGTATAGCACCTGACAGTGAGCTTCAGGAGGCGTTACGTACCAGACTCCGAGTAGTAGAGAGCAACAGCCAGGATGTTGTCCAGCTCTTCAAG GATCTGTCTGCAAGACTAGTGTCTGTTCATGCAGAAAAAGacagctttgtcatcacttttaagACTGTCGAGGAAATTTGGAAGTTCTCTACTTACCTGGCACTCG GATATGTAGCAAGATGTCTTGAAAACTTTCTCTGTGACCAGTCATTCTGGCTGGACCCTGCATTGCTAAGTGATGTGGAGATCTGTGTAACAGTGGACGAAGACCACTTAGCTACTCTTTACTTAGGACTCCTGCTACAGGAAG gTACATTCTTTGCCAAGACCTTATACAACAGTGATTgcaaagaggaggaagaggagctgACCTACAGGAGGAATGACCTGGTGATGGTTAAAGACGTAGGACAAGAGGCCATGTGGGAGGGTACGCTGCTGTCCACGGGCCAACACGGTCTAGTGCCTGTGCATGATATGCAGCCGCTGCCCTATCCATTTTATCA gTGGTTCCTTAAGAAACATCCCGGAAATGCCGGAGGGATTCCAGTTACAGAAGGCCTCTTTAATCATCCTGTTG TGGTGGGGACTTGTGTAGCAGTAGTGGACCATTACCCAGTGGTTAAAGATGAGCTACACTTACACAAGGGAGACATAATCAAGATTGAGGGATTTCTTTTCAGTACTCTGAACATGTTCATAGGAAGACACCTTACCAGTGGAGAGATAGGATTTGTTCACAAGGCCAGTGTAAAACCTCAGAGTATTGAGCCTAT CGATGGACAATTGGTCTTTCTCAGTGAGGAGGAAAGGGCAGCCCTGTGTAAACTTAACCCCTGCTTTGAGCCCTGCCAGTCTGATGTACTGGCAAATCTTTTCTCCTCAGACATAAGCACTGTGTATAGACTGG ATAGACTTGATGACTCTGATTTCACTTACATAATAAATCATCCAAAGTCAG AGCAGAAATCTACAGTCGATCAAAGAAAGAGCACCATATCTGAGAAAAGTGATGCAACTCCCTACCACTCGTCCCCACGGCAATCATTCTATGCCTCTCGGAATCATCTGGACCAGGACTCTGAAGTCTTCTCCTTCAGCCTGGAGGACACCTTTAGAGAAATGGATGAATATGAGGAAGACCCTCCAAATTTTATGGATGAGGGTATCTGGGAGACTGATGAAGCCGAGAGATGTGATCCGATCCTGACCCTCCTAAATCTGGAATATTTCCAGGACACATTTCAAACTCTTTATGACCTCTCCTACTCTTTCCTGGACACTTTCTTCCATGGCCTTCCAGAGGATGAGGTTCTTCAACATCTGGAAAATTTGCGAGAAGGAGCTAAGAAAAGGAGGATGCTCTGGGCCCACCGGCGAGCCTGCTTCCTTCTTGGACGGCTATGTGCCAAGAAACTGAAGTACTCGCAAGCACGAGTGTACTTTGAGGAGGCTCTAAAGGTCCCTGTAAATGGTTTTGATGACAAGCCACTTCTAATTGCCCTGTATACCAATCTCACTGCAGTTTACCTCAAACAGAAGATGATGGACAAGCTACCATTTACACTAGAGAAGGCAAGTGCTCTAATTATGTGCCTTCCTTGCCACAAATTCTGCTCTGTGGATGAGTTTGAGCTGCTCAAACCAATCATGCGCAAAGCCATAGTTGAAAAAGACAAGTACTTAGAGGCACGGACATGCTacctctccctctgtctctttctcagtCTAAGAAAAATAGAGGATGCTTTACCTTTTGTAGAGAGACTTCAGTTACTTACCATAACACTGTCTGTGGAAGAAGGGAGGCCAGTTGCCCCTGTTGATCTCAATTGGATACTGTGCAGGCTTTATCATAAAAAGTATTTGCCCTACCTCACACTAGCTTCTTTAAGTTTAGACTCAGGGCAAGAGCATTCCTTGGATGATGCATTCCAGAAAATTGAACTCTTTATCAAAAACTCAGCCAGGCTTAATCCTCACTGGAAGGAAAGTACTTCAGAGCTTCCTGCACAGGTGGTGGTCTACCTTCAGCAGGCCCTGTCAATAGCTTGTCAAGGGGAAGACTTGAGGACTCAGCGGGACCTGTGCCTAAGCCTGGCTAGTGTTTACCAGCAGCATGGAGCTTTAGAGAAGGCTGTGCCCTTTGCCCAACAAGCAGCACAGACTGGAAGTCAAATTAATGAAGAGGAGGGCTTTGAGGCATCCATACTGCTGGCCTGGCTACTGGTGCTAACGGAGGAAGCCATGCAAGCTCAGAATACTCTGGAACCTATGCTTAAATCTTTGGATGAAACAGACAGTCCGACGCAGCGTGGTGTAGTCTACAACCTTCTAGCCCTATGCCTCCGCAAACAGGGCAGAGTCCAGGAGGCAGCAAGAAACTTTTATTGCGCTCTGCAGATCTCCCGAGAGAATGGGATCAAGCGTAATGAAGCACTCGCGCTGGCAAACTTGGGCTGCTTGTCTCTATCTGTCGGGGCTTCGGGCCTAGCAGAGTGTTTCTTGCTAAATTCCTTGCACCTATTCCAGTTTCTCTCAGAGAGCCCCACAGATCAGGAGCATGTCCAGGCTTTGCTTTGGCTCGGCAGGAGCTACAACGATAGAGGAGGGAGTCTGAAAGTCAGACTATGCTTTGAGATGGGCCTCCTTATTGCTATTAGTGCCAACAATCTGCACA GTCAAATGGTTGTGGCAAAAGTTCTAAGTCGGCATTACGCTGACTTGCTGCTGTATGGACAGTGTATTGTTTACTATGAGCACTGTGTGGGGCTGTGCAGAACGCTTAAGAATAAACAGCTAGAAGGAGAGTACCTGGAACTTCTCAGCAACCTCTATCTCTCACTCAACACTGAGAA gtCATCAAGGAAGTCTCTTGATTATTCAAAGCAAAGCTTAAGGATCTCCATAGACCTGGGGAAAAGACAAGAAGAGTCTGAGACATGGCTTCAAGTGGGCCGTATCTACTATCTGATCTATGAAGATGAACTGGCTGACATGTATCTACAG GCAGCAGTCAAGACTGCCCTGAGGATGAATGAACCATGCTTTGCTATGAGCATTTATGAGGAAGCAGGAGATGTGTTCTTCAAAGGGCACAGAAATCAACTGGCTGCACTACCATTTTACAGG gatgggAGTTTGCCATTTGCACGCAGCATAAAAGATGTGCACTCAGAGTTCAGGCTGTTGAGCAAGCTCACAGAGCTCCTGATGAAGCAGAAGCAGTACGAGGAGGCACTGCAATATGCCACACTCGCAGTGCAAGTCAGCGCCACAACTG GTGTTCCTCTGAATGAGAGAGTGTCCTTCCATCGTCTTGCATCAGTGCACTTCTCTTTAGGGAAGTATGAGATGGCTGAGAACTACTACCTTAAATCTCTTTCACTCTGCCCCACTGCTCTTGAACATGCCATTGAAGTTCGGTACTATGTTAAAGTGTACTGCAGACTGGCTGATCTGACCCTACACAGATTAAAG GATGCATTCGATGCCATGGGCTACTTCCACTTAGCCCTGGCGGCAGCTCTGGAGGACAAAGAAAGCTTAAGCACATTGTACATAATCTACATGAAGCTTGCAGAGATCCATGCCAACTACATACCCGATGCTGAACTGAGTAAAAGCTACATGGAAAGAGCGCAGAGTTTGAGGAAGGAACTGGCAGGATACACAGACTCTTGTGACACAGAAGAAACACATCAGGACCCAGCTGAGGCTGAGGCAGAGCCTGACACTCCCACCAAAGATCAGTCAGACTCCAGCAGGGGTAGTACTCTGACCGAGTCCAGCATGACCAACACCAGCCTCAAAATCGATGCAGAGTCTGAGCACATACTTTCTAACACAAGCCACCAAGACGACCCGAACACTAACGTATCGGTGTAA